ACTGATTCAGCCAATGGTGAACAACGCCGTTGATCATGACCGTGGTGAAAAATGGGTAATGGGCCACCGTTTCCCGAAAAACATGCCTGCAGAGCAGGAGATGGATCAGGTTATGGATATGCTTCTGCACCATCCATCGACCGCACCGCACATATCACATGGCCTTATTCAGCGCCTGACCAGTTCCAACCCATCGCCTGATTACGTGCGCCGCGTAGCGGAAGTGTTCCTGGATAATGGCATGGGCATAACGGGTGACTTGAAAGCAGTGGTTTGGGCAATCCTGACTGACCCTGAAGTTTACACAGCAACACCAATGACAATGAGTAAAGTGCGCGAGCCTTGGTTGTCTTTGGTCGCTATCTACCGTGCTCTTGACGTAAAACCGGGAGCAGGGAGTGAAGTTGTAGAAACAGATTTGGTTTATCTGAAAACCTGTAACCAATATCCGCTGGGTTCACCTTCTGTATTTAATTTCTACCTGCCGGATTATGCGCCAAAAGGTGTTGTGAAAGAAAATAATCTCGTTGCGCCAGAATTACAAATTATTGATTGGTCGCATATTATTTATGTCCACAACTTTATTTACGGTCTTCTTCGCCTGAATCTTCAGAAAACAAGTGCTCCATTAAGAAAAGAGCTCTATATCAATGTGGAAGATTTTAAAGCGTTGATTGCTAAAAAAGATATTGATGGTTTTGTTCAGGAAACATCAGAACGCTTTTTCAATGGTACGATGCCAAATTCACTGAAAGAGTCAATGTATAAACAATATAACGGAATGAACTTGAACCCAGGTAAATGGGTGCAGCGTTTATTGTTTGTTGCTCTGGCATCACCATATTTCCACGTTCAGGAGAACCGCGCATGAAACTGACAAGAAGAAATTTCATCAAATCTTTGGGGGCTGCGGGTGCAACGGTAGCCGCGCCAATGAGCTTAAGCGTTCAGGCGAGCGGTGCGGAAGATTATAAAGCCCTTGTTTGTGTATTCCTGGCTGGTGGTAATGACTTTTTCCATCAAGTGTTACCTTTAGACAGCACTAACTACGGCAAATATGCCTCTTCACGGAATTCGACAGTGGTTTCACACAGCCAAGTGCACCCTCTGAATATCCATGATGCGAATGGTGTGCGTTTTGGTCTGCATAAAGGCATGACACCGCTTATGCCTTTGTTCGAAAAGGGTAAAGCAAATTTTGCACTAAATGTCGGCCCGTTGCTGGCACCTGTCACTCAAAGTGATATCGCTTCTGGCCGTGCCGATCTTCCCCCATTTCTGTTTGCGCACAATAAGCAGCAGGAAGTATGGCAGCATAGCTGGATGGGGCAGGATTACAGCGAAAATGGTTGGTTGGGGATGTCTATGGATGTCCTCTCTCGAAGCTATGGTGGCATGCCAAATGCTTTCCACACCGGCCCGAATACACTGCTGGATGCTTACGGTACCGAAAAAATCTTCGTGAACAGAAATGGTTTTGAGTCGTTTAACATGCTTCAGAACGCCGCAATGCGCTCGAGCTATGAAAGCAACGCAAACGAATACTATGATTCGCCACTGACTGCAGGTTACGCGGATGTAGTGAAACAAGCCATGTACGCGCAGGACCAGATGAGCCCAATCGTTGAGTCTATCCCAATGGATAAGCGTATCCCTGACTCTAGTCTTGGTATGCAGCTACGTGCGGTTAAGCAAATGATTGAGGGTGCGCAATTACTGGGCCATAACCGTCAGGTGTTCTATGTATCACTCGGTGGTTTTGATACTCATGACAATCAGGTTCGTCGTCAGGATGAGCTGATGAAAGAGTTTTCGGAGGGTATTGCTTCGTTCTACGCCTCTCTTGAAGAGGAAGGGTTGGAAGATAATGTACTGACTTGTACTTTGTCAGAGTTTGGCCGCACGATGCATGACAACTCGCGTAACGGTACAGACCACGGCTGGGGTGGCGGACACTTCCTTTTTGGTGGTGGCGCGCATGCAAGCACTTGTTTCGGTACATACCCAGACTTCACGCGCGGTGGCCAGGATGACAACGGTGAAGGACGCTTGATCCCTAAAATCTCCCATGAACAATATGCAGCGCATGTGGTTCAGTGGCTGGGGCTCAATAACGGTGCATTGAACACAGTATTTCCTAACCTGTATAAGTTTGGTGGGCCAATGGCCCAAACTGCGGCAGCGTAAATCAGCACGCAAAAAGCACATTCAGACCCCCTATGTATTCAAGCCCGCAAAAGCGGGCTTTTTGTTTTCTTCTGCAATTCTGGTTTTTTCTAATTCTTACGATTTCAGGGCTTTCTGACTCACCTTGATAGATTCAATAAACAAAATGCCATACCATTTATATTCAACCATAAACAAGCAAGGAAACAAAAATGAGCGAAAGCTGGGATGATTTGGCCGCAGGGTGGGACGAAAACGAAGCGGTCATGGTGTATTCAGAGAAAGCTTTCAGCTCCCTCGGCGAACTTATCAATATTGAGGACGCGGTCGTTTTGGATTTTGGCTGCGGCACAGGCCTTCTTACTGAAAAGCTCTCTCCAGCAGTTGCATCCATAACAGCAATAGATCCTGCTTCAAAGATGATTGATGTATTGGAAGGGAAAGCGCTTTCTAACGTTATTCCGATTGCAGGCGTTGTTGATGAAGCCTTCGTGCGAGAGTGTCGACAGGCCAAACAGCGTTTCGACGTGATTGTTGCTTCATCCGCGTTGGCGTTTGTTCCAGACTACCCAGAAACCATCGCCTTGTTGACTATGTTGCTTGCCGACAATGGGGTTCTCGTACAATGGGATTGGGAAAAAAGCAGTGACTCTAGTGTTGGTTTTTCTGCCATAGAAATTGAAGACGCTTACGAAAACGCGGGCCTCAAAATGGTGTCTATGTCGAACCCATTTAGTATGGGTGATATGAGGGTCATCATGGCAGTAGGACAGCGAGAAGCTTAAACACATTTTCCGAAGCGTATACAAAAAGGAAACGCCAGTGTCGAGCAGGCAGTAGTTTTGCTCTTCACTGACGTTTAAATTTTTTTCGAGGAGAGATTACTTCAGAAGCTCAACCATTGCTTCACCTACACCATGCGCACTTGCAGGGTTTTGGCCTGTCACCAACTTGCCGTCAGTAATCACGTGAACGCCCCAAGGTTGGATTTTGCTGTATTTTGCGGCCTTTCGCGTCAAAGACTCTTCTAGCAAAAACGGAATATCATTGATGGTGCCGAAATCTACTTCTTCTTCACGGGTAAAAGCGGTCACAGTTTGGTCTGCAATCAACGGCTGACCATTACTCAACGTGATTGGCAACAAAGCCGCAGGGCCGTGACAAACTGCACCAATAACACCACCATTTTCATAAAGTTTGGCTGCTAGGCTTGCCGTTGGAGCATGTTGTGCAAGGTCAGAAAGCAGACCAAAACCACCTGGGTAGAAAATCGCGTCGTAGTCGTCGGCATTCAACTGGCTCACCGGAATAGTGTTCTTTACACGAGACTGGAATTCGTCGTTGTTGAAAACACGGCTGTTAACGTCGTCACCTTCCATATCTTCGCCATAGAAAGGCACTTCGCCACCATTGATAGAAGCAACGTCATAGGCAAAGCCAGCTTTTAGAAATACGTCCAGTGCGTGAGTCAACTCTGGTGCGTATGTGCCGTTTGCCTGGTCTGTGGTTCCAAGTGTGGCGTGATTCGTAACAATGATCAGAATCTTATTCATGTTGTAATCCTTTTTTATCGGTGAGCGGGGTTCAGTTCGCTCGATGGATATACTCTATACTTTCGCTATATAGGTGATAATCCACTAATATGGAAAACCGGCTTTGCTATATGGCAATAATCAATGAAGAAACGCTCACTCAGTTTTGAAGGTATTGTTGAGTTCGTCTCCGTGGCTGACGCAAAGGGATTCAGTGAGGCTGCACGGCGGCTGAACTGCTCTGTAAGCCATGTGTCAAGGCAGGTTTCCCGTTTGGAAGAGCGATTGGGAACGGCGTTATTTGCCCGCTCAACAAGGTCCGTAAAACTGACGGAAAGTGGGCAGCAGTATTATCTTCAATGCCAAGAGTTGGTAAGTGGTCTTTCTCAAGCCAATGAAATGGTGACAGGGGCACAGTTTGATTTACAGGGAACGTTGCGGATCAGTATGGCAGGTTCTTTTGCTGAGCAATTTGTCGCGCCTGTACTGGTAGAATTTGCCAAACTTCATCCCGATCTTACCGTCGAATTGGATTTCAGTAGCCGTCACGTGAATTTTGTTGAAGATGGTTTTGATTTTGCTATCCGCTACGGGCGTTTGCAGGATTCCGGGCTGGTGGCACGAAAGCTGGCGAACAGAAACTTGATGGCGGTTGCTTCGCCAGAATACCTTTTAGCGAAGGGAGAACCACAGAGTCCTCAAGCATTGGCAAAGCATTCATGCCTTATTACCAATAACGACACTTGGCTGTTCGAAAGAAATGGTAAAGAGATGCCGATAAAGGTGTCTGGCCGTTTCCGGTGCAACAATGCGAACGCTATGGTTGAAGCTTGTAAAGCGGGGCTAGGTATTGGCTATATGCCGAAAAGCAGCTTTCAAAAGGCGGTTGAAGAAGGGAGCTTGGTGCCTGTTCTCGAGCCTTACTGGACGAAGAACATTACCTCGTGGGTGGTGTATCAAAACCGCCGATTCTTGCCCCTCAAGGCCCGTCTTGCTATCGAGCACCTGCTCGACCATTTCAAAGGATGGCAGGAGTAACGGAGAGAGTGCAATGAAGCGGTTATATTTCTCGAACCCATTTAGCATGGGAGACATTGGATTGATGATGGCGGTTGGGCACGAATTGATGGCTAAAGTCGCTAAAAAACTGCGACTTTAGCCAGTCTAAGAATCTGACGTCAGTAAATAGGTGTGATAACAAGGTTATCAACTAACATACCACCAGTCGGCGACCCTTGGGTTCCAGTTATTGACAGTCGCTCAGTGTGATTTGATGCGACGAACTCTTGTGAGTTGCTCTTCCAGCTCTCTTTGCCCCTATTGTTTGCATGCCAAGAGTGTATCAAAGAACCAATTTCCACTTTCGCTGAAGCTTGATTCCAACACCAGAACCAAAGCCATGGGTGACACGCTTTAGAGGCTTCATGCACGGCATAGTCAAAGGTGACTTTGTATCTCTGGCCGACGCTAAGGCCTTTAATGTCTTGCCAGATTTGTCCATTGGCGTTTAAGTCGAGAAATTGCTTTCCATTAAGTGCCTGGCCCATTTGCTGATGTGAGGAGGCTTGAACTTCAATACCGTTGTTTTGAACGTACCAATCTCCCAAACGTCTTCCAGGCATATATTCGCCAAAGCCTACATCGATCTGGTCTTTTGTGTTGAGAGAAAGCCCGACTAAGTTAGCTTGCGTTTGAATAACTCCCCGTGCGGCATTTTCGCCAATAACGCCACCCAGCGCCTGAATGGCAGGGGTCACATCAGTAACGTCTATAATGCCAGCATTCTCAAAGTTCCCATTTCTCACCAGTGGCTTTTGCTCTGTCCAGCCCGGATTCTTTGATCTCGGGGGGAGGTGAACAATTGTCCCTATTGAAGGTGTTCCTTTATCATTGATGGCGAAGACCATGTAATGGCCCGGAGTTAACTGGTATGGGGATGATGGAATTTTTACCGTCACTGATTTAGCGGTTTTCTGAATAACTGGGATATGGCGAAAACGCTGTTCGTTGTTGAACGAGTGTGTGACTACACCATTTTTCACCATGGTTATGGACTTTATCGTATTACTGTCATCAACATTGATCGTAAGCTCTTGTCCATAAGTGACCGTTTTATTGGATATATTAATGGTTGGGCGTTTCGCCCAGTTATTACCATCAAACAAGTAAGGCGGATAAAAGATCTGACCGTTCAAGTTGTTCTTGGGGCCGGGCGCACCTGTTCCAGCTGAAAGAACTGTGCCATCGGGGAGCAGTAGCGCTGAGGAATGGTAGTGACGGAGATGTTTTTCAGAGGTCATGGTCGTCCATTGTTCAGTTCTTGCGTCCCATAGCTCCGCTTCGTAGCCGACCGGATGACTAAGCACCTCACCAACGGCTCCATTTGCTTCTGAGCCGCCCGTGACCAACACATTTCCATCTGGTAGTAGCGTGGAGTTAGCCCAGTGGCGACGGTTTTTCATTGGAGAAATTTGTCTTACTGAAGGCCAATTCCCTTTGACATCAATGACACTTGCTACATTTGATGCAATGACAGAGTCGCCTACATGATTGGCTTTATCCCCTCCACCAACCTGAAGGATTTTTCCGGGGCGGTACATCACCGCTGTTGAGGTGGCTCCTATGTTCCCCGTACTTAACTCACCAGCAGGTATCGTTTGGCCAAAGTTCTGTACGTCTGTGTAGTACATCGCAGGCCCTGAAATAGTGAATATCTTTCGGTTCGGCAGGACCCAAGTTCTCGGATACCACCAGCGGAAAAAATCATCGCCATAAGCAAACTCGCTTCTGGCGTTAATCAATGTGCGATAGCCCTTTCTTGGATTGTATAGCTCTGGCACAGTTACGCCTGTACCGAGAACGCCGTTCGTACTCCCGCCCTGTACCAGATATTCATCGCCGGGAAGGGTCGTTACTGTGGGGTACCATCTTGGATAATTCATAGAGTAGGAGATATTTTTTAGCTCACCACTGGCAGTAAATAACGTCGTATTTGCGTTACCGAAATTCTCACCCGTACCATTGTCACCTCCCATCATGATGAGATCACCAGAGCTAGCAAGTCTCGATTGACCAGCACAAAATGTATCTGTTGGCATCACATTTGGCAGTGTAGTGAAATGATTACCAAACTGGCGATTCCACACCACATATTCCATTGTCCCCTGGCTGCCGTCTTTTCCTGAACCGTACATTAATACTCTGCCATCAGGAGCCAGAGACATGTGAATAGGTATGATTGGGATAGAAAATACATCTCCCCACTTTCCTGTTGTGGAAGGAGAACTCGCACAGGACGTGTTAGAGCATCCGTTGAGGTATTCAGGGTTGGTATCATCTTGGTTTGGATTACTGAGGTTCAGCAGCCAATCAAAAAGAGGCGAAATGCTGACTGCGTAGCTTGGCAGAGGCACGGCAAGTAAAGTGCTAATAAAAAGAGCCAATTTCCGTGATCTAATTTTTTTCTGATACATCGATACATCCTTGAGTTACATCAAAAATCTATTTGAAAGCGTTTACTTGTAAACGTTTAGCTTTCTAGGAATAGTTCTTTACAGTAACGGTATAAAGTATGGAAAAAGTTGCAAAATTATGTAACTTTATGATTACGCTCGGTATTTATTATTATTTTTGCCAAATAGATTTTGTTTGGTGGAATGTGGGTATCTATGATGACTGACCTGAAGACGTCCACCTTCGGAGGTGATCAGCGCTTTGAATATGGAGTAAACTTCTCGGGGAATAATGGACGTTCGCAGAATTTAATCAGGAAGTGGATACATGGAGTGTCTTTCTTCGGGGGGGTTGACTGGTACCGTTTTCATAGCGCCAGTTAAATACCCTGAATCGCGCATCTTTACGTTGTCTGGACGTCTAAATAGAAATAAAAAAACACCGCCTACGAAACCGCAGGCGGTGTTTTAAATTGGATAGCTTCTTAAGCCGCTTGAGGCGCGTCTTCAATCGCTACGCGGTTAGCGTTCCAGCTCAGCATCAGACCCAGCGCCACACTTGCGCCAGCACCCATCATTACCGCTGACACTGTCAACAGACCCTGGATTGCCAATGCAGATACCACGCCACTTGCCACGAAACAGATCATCGTCTGCAGGAAGTTCAGCAGACCCGCTGCCGTTGCGCTGCAGGTTTTGAATTCTTCCAGCGCTTTGTTTACTACGATTGGGTAAATTGCCCCGTTAGCTGCTGCCAGGAAGCAGAATGGGATCAGTACCGGCCAGATGTTGGTCACATCAGTCTGCCAAGACACCACGAAAATGATTGAAACACTCGCGATGAACAGGCCCACGAACCACGGCAGCAGTACAGAACCATCAAACTTGTTTAAAAGTGCACGACAGCTGTAACCACCGACAATGAATGCGATAGTTTGTGGTACATAGCTCATACCGATGTCAGCGCCGCTGTAACCCATTTCTGTCATCACGAACGGAGAACCAGTCAGCCAAGCAAAGAACGCTGCAGAACAGCCTGCAAATACCAGCATGTTGCCAACAAACTTGCGCGAGCTGATGATGTTCTTGTAATCGCTAACCAGTTTCGCACCCAGCTTCTCATTGCTGTTGACTGCCGGCGCACTTTCTTTCTGACGCAGAGTCGTGATCACCAACACCGCGCCCAAGGCAACCA
The nucleotide sequence above comes from Grimontia kaedaensis. Encoded proteins:
- a CDS encoding DUF1800 domain-containing protein, which produces MQFDSFSHASRWLDLATFGPKKGEANNLVNKRAKVWFDEQTSLPATSHLEQCHKQFEAQGYGKRPSKATRVRAWLDVAFNSKDQLRQRVAYALSQIFVASDQDSNLANHAPAIANYNDLLCQHAFGNFRDLLKDVSVSPVMGQYLSMVGNMKGDPASGRRPDENYAREIMQLFSIGLYERDIDGTYYLDGNGKPIPCYTERDIQELARIFTGWNHSDDSLIQPMVNNAVDHDRGEKWVMGHRFPKNMPAEQEMDQVMDMLLHHPSTAPHISHGLIQRLTSSNPSPDYVRRVAEVFLDNGMGITGDLKAVVWAILTDPEVYTATPMTMSKVREPWLSLVAIYRALDVKPGAGSEVVETDLVYLKTCNQYPLGSPSVFNFYLPDYAPKGVVKENNLVAPELQIIDWSHIIYVHNFIYGLLRLNLQKTSAPLRKELYINVEDFKALIAKKDIDGFVQETSERFFNGTMPNSLKESMYKQYNGMNLNPGKWVQRLLFVALASPYFHVQENRA
- a CDS encoding DUF1501 domain-containing protein gives rise to the protein MKLTRRNFIKSLGAAGATVAAPMSLSVQASGAEDYKALVCVFLAGGNDFFHQVLPLDSTNYGKYASSRNSTVVSHSQVHPLNIHDANGVRFGLHKGMTPLMPLFEKGKANFALNVGPLLAPVTQSDIASGRADLPPFLFAHNKQQEVWQHSWMGQDYSENGWLGMSMDVLSRSYGGMPNAFHTGPNTLLDAYGTEKIFVNRNGFESFNMLQNAAMRSSYESNANEYYDSPLTAGYADVVKQAMYAQDQMSPIVESIPMDKRIPDSSLGMQLRAVKQMIEGAQLLGHNRQVFYVSLGGFDTHDNQVRRQDELMKEFSEGIASFYASLEEEGLEDNVLTCTLSEFGRTMHDNSRNGTDHGWGGGHFLFGGGAHASTCFGTYPDFTRGGQDDNGEGRLIPKISHEQYAAHVVQWLGLNNGALNTVFPNLYKFGGPMAQTAAA
- a CDS encoding class I SAM-dependent DNA methyltransferase, whose amino-acid sequence is MSESWDDLAAGWDENEAVMVYSEKAFSSLGELINIEDAVVLDFGCGTGLLTEKLSPAVASITAIDPASKMIDVLEGKALSNVIPIAGVVDEAFVRECRQAKQRFDVIVASSALAFVPDYPETIALLTMLLADNGVLVQWDWEKSSDSSVGFSAIEIEDAYENAGLKMVSMSNPFSMGDMRVIMAVGQREA
- a CDS encoding type 1 glutamine amidotransferase domain-containing protein, translated to MNKILIIVTNHATLGTTDQANGTYAPELTHALDVFLKAGFAYDVASINGGEVPFYGEDMEGDDVNSRVFNNDEFQSRVKNTIPVSQLNADDYDAIFYPGGFGLLSDLAQHAPTASLAAKLYENGGVIGAVCHGPAALLPITLSNGQPLIADQTVTAFTREEEVDFGTINDIPFLLEESLTRKAAKYSKIQPWGVHVITDGKLVTGQNPASAHGVGEAMVELLK
- a CDS encoding LysR family transcriptional regulator, whose amino-acid sequence is MKKRSLSFEGIVEFVSVADAKGFSEAARRLNCSVSHVSRQVSRLEERLGTALFARSTRSVKLTESGQQYYLQCQELVSGLSQANEMVTGAQFDLQGTLRISMAGSFAEQFVAPVLVEFAKLHPDLTVELDFSSRHVNFVEDGFDFAIRYGRLQDSGLVARKLANRNLMAVASPEYLLAKGEPQSPQALAKHSCLITNNDTWLFERNGKEMPIKVSGRFRCNNANAMVEACKAGLGIGYMPKSSFQKAVEEGSLVPVLEPYWTKNITSWVVYQNRRFLPLKARLAIEHLLDHFKGWQE
- a CDS encoding galactose oxidase-like domain-containing protein, whose translation is MYQKKIRSRKLALFISTLLAVPLPSYAVSISPLFDWLLNLSNPNQDDTNPEYLNGCSNTSCASSPSTTGKWGDVFSIPIIPIHMSLAPDGRVLMYGSGKDGSQGTMEYVVWNRQFGNHFTTLPNVMPTDTFCAGQSRLASSGDLIMMGGDNGTGENFGNANTTLFTASGELKNISYSMNYPRWYPTVTTLPGDEYLVQGGSTNGVLGTGVTVPELYNPRKGYRTLINARSEFAYGDDFFRWWYPRTWVLPNRKIFTISGPAMYYTDVQNFGQTIPAGELSTGNIGATSTAVMYRPGKILQVGGGDKANHVGDSVIASNVASVIDVKGNWPSVRQISPMKNRRHWANSTLLPDGNVLVTGGSEANGAVGEVLSHPVGYEAELWDARTEQWTTMTSEKHLRHYHSSALLLPDGTVLSAGTGAPGPKNNLNGQIFYPPYLFDGNNWAKRPTINISNKTVTYGQELTINVDDSNTIKSITMVKNGVVTHSFNNEQRFRHIPVIQKTAKSVTVKIPSSPYQLTPGHYMVFAINDKGTPSIGTIVHLPPRSKNPGWTEQKPLVRNGNFENAGIIDVTDVTPAIQALGGVIGENAARGVIQTQANLVGLSLNTKDQIDVGFGEYMPGRRLGDWYVQNNGIEVQASSHQQMGQALNGKQFLDLNANGQIWQDIKGLSVGQRYKVTFDYAVHEASKACHPWLWFWCWNQASAKVEIGSLIHSWHANNRGKESWKSNSQEFVASNHTERLSITGTQGSPTGGMLVDNLVITPIY
- the punC gene encoding purine nucleoside transporter PunC — its product is MKNTVPMTTMIWFAGLSMLGFLATDMYLPAFENIRLEMGTTQSMIGLSLTVFLLGMALGQIVYGPLSDRIGRIKVLVGGMALFSAATAACFMADSIEVFLAARFVQALGACSASVIWQAVVIDRYDSKTSQRVFATIMPLVALSPALAPLAGAALESQFGWRSIFIALVALGAVLVITTLRQKESAPAVNSNEKLGAKLVSDYKNIISSRKFVGNMLVFAGCSAAFFAWLTGSPFVMTEMGYSGADIGMSYVPQTIAFIVGGYSCRALLNKFDGSVLLPWFVGLFIASVSIIFVVSWQTDVTNIWPVLIPFCFLAAANGAIYPIVVNKALEEFKTCSATAAGLLNFLQTMICFVASGVVSALAIQGLLTVSAVMMGAGASVALGLMLSWNANRVAIEDAPQAA